One genomic window of Melanotaenia boesemani isolate fMelBoe1 chromosome 20, fMelBoe1.pri, whole genome shotgun sequence includes the following:
- the afg1la gene encoding AFG1 like ATPase a isoform X2, translated as MAACIPLSVKMSPSTLVGFSYVLREQLCSRQRLKPLTELCRQGYSVAAGQTAEDSSAAGFSGPLDHYNGLIGGGSLREDEHQKEVLQRLDQLHKTLRGYSNAPTSIFSMFFTKPKPPKGYYIYGDTEKKKRVHFHGFMLDVHKRIHRLKQSMPKRKAGKMAKSYDPIAPVAEEISEEACLLCFDEFQVTDIADAMILKQLFENLFLKGVVVVATSNRPPEDLYKNGLQRVNFVPFIAVLQKYCQTLPLDSGIDYRKQNKPSAGKLYFLSSEPDVEATIDKMFDELAFKQNDITRPRVLNVHNRKVRLNKACGTIADCTFDELCDRPLGASDYLEMSKLFDTIFIRHIPLLTLNKKTQARRLITLIDTLYDHKVRVVILADHPLEDIFVHDGDHSHDESHILMDDLGLKREEASSLSIFSGEEEKFAFQRTISRLTEMQTEEYWLEGDRSSKP; from the exons ATGGCGGCGTGCATACCGCTGTCTGTAAAGATGTCACCCTCAACGCTAGTGGGTTTTAGTTATGTTTTGAGGGAGCAACTTTGTTCCAGACAACGGTTAAAACCTTTGACAGAGCTCTGCAGACAAG GTTATTCGGTGGCAGCGGGACAGACGGCGGAGGACAGCAGCGCTGCTGGGTTCAGCGGTCCCCTGGATCACTACAACGGGCTGATCGGAGGCGGGAGCCTGCGAGAGGATGAGCATCAGAAAGAGGTGCTACAGAGACTGGACCAGCTGCACAAAACCCTGAGAGGATACAGCAACGCACCCACATCCATCTTTTCCATG TTTTTTACAAAACCAAAGCCTCCAAAAGGTTACTACATCTATGGCGAT actgaaaagaaaaagagggttCATTTTCACGGTTTCATGCTGGACGTGCACAAAA GGATCCATCGGCTCAAACAGAGCATGCCCAAAAGGAAAGCAGGGAAAATGGCCAAATCTTATGACCCCATTGCTCCAGTTGCTGAGGAGATCAGTGAGGAGGCTTGTCTGTTGTGCTTCGATGAGTTTCAG GTCACTGACATCGCTGACGCCATGATTCTCAAGCAGCTTTTTGAGAACCTGTTTCTTAAAGGTGTTGTTGTCGTGGCCACCTCTAATCGCCCCCCTGAAG ACTTGTATAAAAACGGACTCCAGAGAGTCAACTTTGTGCCTTTTATTGCCGTGTTGCAG AAATATTGCCAAACTCTTCCCCTGGATTCTGGGATTGACTATCGCAAACAGAACAAGCCTTCTGCTGGGAAACTCTACTTTCT CTCCAGTGAGCCAGATGTAGAAGCAACTATAGATAAGATGTTTGACGAGTTGGCTTTTAAACAGAATGACA TCACACGACCAAGAGTTTTAAATGTTCACAATAGAAAAGTCCGTCTGAACAAAGCGTGTGGGACCATCGCAGACTGTACGTTTGACGAGCTTTGTGACAGA CCTTTAGGAGCCAGCGACTACCTGGAAATGTCCAAGCTGTTTGACACCATCTTCATTCGACACATTCCTCTGCTGACACTTAACAAGAAAACTCAAGCCCGGCGGCTCATTACTCTCATAGACACCCTCTACGACCATAAG GTTCGGGTGGTGATTCTCGCAGATCACCCGCTGGAGGATATTTTTGTCCATGATGGGGATCACAGTCACGATGAGAGCCACATCCTGATGGATGATCTGGGGCTGAAAAGG gaaGAGGCCAGCAGTCTGTCCATCTTCAGCGGGGAAGAGGAGAAATTTGCCTTCCAGCGGACAATTTCTCGACTCACAGAGATGCAGACAGAAGAGTATTGGTTAGAGGGGGACAGAAGCTCAAAACCTTAG
- the afg1la gene encoding AFG1 like ATPase a isoform X1: protein MAACIPLSVKMSPSTLVGFSYVLREQLCSRQRLKPLTELCRQGYSVAAGQTAEDSSAAGFSGPLDHYNGLIGGGSLREDEHQKEVLQRLDQLHKTLRGYSNAPTSIFSMFFTKPKPPKGYYIYGDVGTGKTMVMDLFYSHVETEKKKRVHFHGFMLDVHKRIHRLKQSMPKRKAGKMAKSYDPIAPVAEEISEEACLLCFDEFQVTDIADAMILKQLFENLFLKGVVVVATSNRPPEDLYKNGLQRVNFVPFIAVLQKYCQTLPLDSGIDYRKQNKPSAGKLYFLSSEPDVEATIDKMFDELAFKQNDITRPRVLNVHNRKVRLNKACGTIADCTFDELCDRPLGASDYLEMSKLFDTIFIRHIPLLTLNKKTQARRLITLIDTLYDHKVRVVILADHPLEDIFVHDGDHSHDESHILMDDLGLKREEASSLSIFSGEEEKFAFQRTISRLTEMQTEEYWLEGDRSSKP, encoded by the exons ATGGCGGCGTGCATACCGCTGTCTGTAAAGATGTCACCCTCAACGCTAGTGGGTTTTAGTTATGTTTTGAGGGAGCAACTTTGTTCCAGACAACGGTTAAAACCTTTGACAGAGCTCTGCAGACAAG GTTATTCGGTGGCAGCGGGACAGACGGCGGAGGACAGCAGCGCTGCTGGGTTCAGCGGTCCCCTGGATCACTACAACGGGCTGATCGGAGGCGGGAGCCTGCGAGAGGATGAGCATCAGAAAGAGGTGCTACAGAGACTGGACCAGCTGCACAAAACCCTGAGAGGATACAGCAACGCACCCACATCCATCTTTTCCATG TTTTTTACAAAACCAAAGCCTCCAAAAGGTTACTACATCTATGGCGATGTAG GCACAGGGAAAACTATGGTGATGGACTTGTTTTATTCACATGTggagactgaaaagaaaaagagggttCATTTTCACGGTTTCATGCTGGACGTGCACAAAA GGATCCATCGGCTCAAACAGAGCATGCCCAAAAGGAAAGCAGGGAAAATGGCCAAATCTTATGACCCCATTGCTCCAGTTGCTGAGGAGATCAGTGAGGAGGCTTGTCTGTTGTGCTTCGATGAGTTTCAG GTCACTGACATCGCTGACGCCATGATTCTCAAGCAGCTTTTTGAGAACCTGTTTCTTAAAGGTGTTGTTGTCGTGGCCACCTCTAATCGCCCCCCTGAAG ACTTGTATAAAAACGGACTCCAGAGAGTCAACTTTGTGCCTTTTATTGCCGTGTTGCAG AAATATTGCCAAACTCTTCCCCTGGATTCTGGGATTGACTATCGCAAACAGAACAAGCCTTCTGCTGGGAAACTCTACTTTCT CTCCAGTGAGCCAGATGTAGAAGCAACTATAGATAAGATGTTTGACGAGTTGGCTTTTAAACAGAATGACA TCACACGACCAAGAGTTTTAAATGTTCACAATAGAAAAGTCCGTCTGAACAAAGCGTGTGGGACCATCGCAGACTGTACGTTTGACGAGCTTTGTGACAGA CCTTTAGGAGCCAGCGACTACCTGGAAATGTCCAAGCTGTTTGACACCATCTTCATTCGACACATTCCTCTGCTGACACTTAACAAGAAAACTCAAGCCCGGCGGCTCATTACTCTCATAGACACCCTCTACGACCATAAG GTTCGGGTGGTGATTCTCGCAGATCACCCGCTGGAGGATATTTTTGTCCATGATGGGGATCACAGTCACGATGAGAGCCACATCCTGATGGATGATCTGGGGCTGAAAAGG gaaGAGGCCAGCAGTCTGTCCATCTTCAGCGGGGAAGAGGAGAAATTTGCCTTCCAGCGGACAATTTCTCGACTCACAGAGATGCAGACAGAAGAGTATTGGTTAGAGGGGGACAGAAGCTCAAAACCTTAG
- the LOC121631495 gene encoding sex comb on midleg-like protein 4 isoform X1 — MLQMSVPAATAQKSDSNNSDMQSAAVAPSFIPSQSGKIPGRKRGRPPLRNVAKMDFPNRYPESLPPLKVPKKRGRKPGFKLKPRMVMTPLAISPPSSTPEPDMSSIPQDAATIPHSATPQVLTVCIYINKQANTGPNLDRKKIQQLPDHFGPDRPSVVLQQAVQGCIDSAFQQKTVFTLLTQGYGGEKISATFDGKQHLLSLPVVNSIDYVLRFLKKLCRSLHCENLFSDQPIKQHSGGSYQSDAETSMTENYHVDQSDGKRYSVDPGDSAFSSISSSYSPKSSYGFRSSQQFSNSSTSMSMCRQSSTSPNTFPETNRAGGYNSPPESQESKAPPNKDPSTWSVEDVVWFIRDADPQALGPHADVFRKHEIDGNALLLLKSDMIMKYLGLKLGPALKLCYHIDKLKQTKF; from the exons ATG CTCCAAATGAGTGTACCTGCTGCAACGGCACAGAAATCAGACAGCAACAACAGTGACATGCAATCAGCTGCAGTGGCTCCCTCTTTCATCCCCAGCCAGTCGGGGAAGATACCGGGCAGGAAGAGAGGGAGACCCCCACTCCGCAATGTTGCCAAGATGGATTTTCCTAACCGTTACCCTGAATCGCTCCCTCCCCTCAAAGTGCCGAAGAAGAGGGGGAGAAAGCCGGGCTTCAAG CTCAAACCCAGAATGGTGATGACACCACTGGCTATTTCTCCACCCAGCAGCACTCCTGAGCCCGATATGAGCTCCATTCCTCAGGATGCAGCCACCATCCCCCACTCTGCCACACCCCAGGTGCTTACAG TCTGTATCTACATCAACAAGCAGGCCAACACAGGTCCCAACCTGGACAGGAAGAAGATCCAGCAGCTCCCCGACCACTTCGGACCCGACAGACCCTCCGTGGTGCTGCAGCAGGCCGTCCAAGGCTGTATCGACAGCGCCTTCCAGCAGAAAACGGTGTTTACCCTCCTCACACAAGGCTACGGAGGAGAAAAAATATCAG CAACATTTGATGGGAAGCAGCATCTTCTGAGCCTCCCTGTGGTGAACAGCATTGACTATGTCCTGCGTTTTCTGAAGAAGCTCTGTCGCAGCCTGCACTGTGAAAACCTCTTCAGTGATCAGCCCATCAAGCAGCACAGCGGTGGATCCTACCAGTCAGATG CTGAGACATCTATGACTGAGAACTACCACGTTGACCAGTCAGATGGCAAACGCTACTCTGTTGACCCTGGAGATTCAGCTTTCAGCTCCATAAGCTCGTCATACTCTCCAAAGTCCTCCTACGGGTTTCGTTCCTCACAGCAGTTCTCCAACAGCTCAACATCCATGAGCATGTGTAGGCAGTCATCCACCAGTCCTAACACTTTTCCAGAGACCAACAGGGCAG GAGGTTATAACTCACCTCCAGAGTCCCAGGAGTCCAAGGCTCCACCCAATAAAGACCCATCCACGTGGTCTGTGGAGGATGTTGTTTGGTTCATCAGGGATGCAGATCCCCAGGCTCTCGGTCCTCATGCAGATGTTTTCAGGAAACAC GAGATAGACGGAAACGCCTTGTTACTCCTAAAGAGTGACATGATCATGAAGTACCTCGGACTGAAGCTCGGGCCGGCCTTGAAGCTTTGCTACCACATCGACAAACTAAAGCAGACTAAGTTCTGA
- the LOC121631495 gene encoding sex comb on midleg-like protein 4 isoform X2, with product MSVPAATAQKSDSNNSDMQSAAVAPSFIPSQSGKIPGRKRGRPPLRNVAKMDFPNRYPESLPPLKVPKKRGRKPGFKLKPRMVMTPLAISPPSSTPEPDMSSIPQDAATIPHSATPQVLTVCIYINKQANTGPNLDRKKIQQLPDHFGPDRPSVVLQQAVQGCIDSAFQQKTVFTLLTQGYGGEKISATFDGKQHLLSLPVVNSIDYVLRFLKKLCRSLHCENLFSDQPIKQHSGGSYQSDAETSMTENYHVDQSDGKRYSVDPGDSAFSSISSSYSPKSSYGFRSSQQFSNSSTSMSMCRQSSTSPNTFPETNRAGGYNSPPESQESKAPPNKDPSTWSVEDVVWFIRDADPQALGPHADVFRKHEIDGNALLLLKSDMIMKYLGLKLGPALKLCYHIDKLKQTKF from the exons ATGAGTGTACCTGCTGCAACGGCACAGAAATCAGACAGCAACAACAGTGACATGCAATCAGCTGCAGTGGCTCCCTCTTTCATCCCCAGCCAGTCGGGGAAGATACCGGGCAGGAAGAGAGGGAGACCCCCACTCCGCAATGTTGCCAAGATGGATTTTCCTAACCGTTACCCTGAATCGCTCCCTCCCCTCAAAGTGCCGAAGAAGAGGGGGAGAAAGCCGGGCTTCAAG CTCAAACCCAGAATGGTGATGACACCACTGGCTATTTCTCCACCCAGCAGCACTCCTGAGCCCGATATGAGCTCCATTCCTCAGGATGCAGCCACCATCCCCCACTCTGCCACACCCCAGGTGCTTACAG TCTGTATCTACATCAACAAGCAGGCCAACACAGGTCCCAACCTGGACAGGAAGAAGATCCAGCAGCTCCCCGACCACTTCGGACCCGACAGACCCTCCGTGGTGCTGCAGCAGGCCGTCCAAGGCTGTATCGACAGCGCCTTCCAGCAGAAAACGGTGTTTACCCTCCTCACACAAGGCTACGGAGGAGAAAAAATATCAG CAACATTTGATGGGAAGCAGCATCTTCTGAGCCTCCCTGTGGTGAACAGCATTGACTATGTCCTGCGTTTTCTGAAGAAGCTCTGTCGCAGCCTGCACTGTGAAAACCTCTTCAGTGATCAGCCCATCAAGCAGCACAGCGGTGGATCCTACCAGTCAGATG CTGAGACATCTATGACTGAGAACTACCACGTTGACCAGTCAGATGGCAAACGCTACTCTGTTGACCCTGGAGATTCAGCTTTCAGCTCCATAAGCTCGTCATACTCTCCAAAGTCCTCCTACGGGTTTCGTTCCTCACAGCAGTTCTCCAACAGCTCAACATCCATGAGCATGTGTAGGCAGTCATCCACCAGTCCTAACACTTTTCCAGAGACCAACAGGGCAG GAGGTTATAACTCACCTCCAGAGTCCCAGGAGTCCAAGGCTCCACCCAATAAAGACCCATCCACGTGGTCTGTGGAGGATGTTGTTTGGTTCATCAGGGATGCAGATCCCCAGGCTCTCGGTCCTCATGCAGATGTTTTCAGGAAACAC GAGATAGACGGAAACGCCTTGTTACTCCTAAAGAGTGACATGATCATGAAGTACCTCGGACTGAAGCTCGGGCCGGCCTTGAAGCTTTGCTACCACATCGACAAACTAAAGCAGACTAAGTTCTGA